The following DNA comes from Bradyrhizobium sp. SK17.
CATCTCAGTATTTCAAGTTGGCACGGCTTTCGCTGAGAGGACGGCGTGACTGGCGGGTTTGGGAGAACCCAATGGTTACCGACGGTCCGGCGTAAGGGTTTGGGAGAACCTCTGCTTCGGATCACCTCACAGGGGAGAACCACCGATGCAGAATACGCTTCTGGTCGGACTATCGAAGCAGATGGTGCTGGAACGGCAGCTCGACGTCGTTGCCAACAACATCGCCAACGCGAACACCAACGGCTACAAGGCCGACCGGTCGCTGTTCCAGGAGTACCTCTCCTCGAACGCGCATGAGGACAATTTCGCGGGCAATGACCGCCGGGTGTCCTTTGTGCAGGACCGCGCGACCTATCGCGACTATTCGCAGGGACCGACCGAGCAGACCAAGAACCCGCTCGACGTCGCGATCGACGGCAGCGGCTTCCTCGTGGTGCAGACGCCCGCCGGCGAACGCTACACCCGCGACGGCAATCTGCAGATCAACAATCAGGGCCAGCTCGTCACCTCCGACGGCTTCCAGGTGCTCGGCAACTCGGGTCCGATCACCTTCCAGCAAACCGACCACGACGTCGCCATCGCAGCCGATGGCAACATCACCGTGCTCGAGGGCACCTCCACCATCGATTCGGTACGCGGCAGGCTGCGCCTCGTCTCGTTCCCGGAGGCGCAGCGCCTGCTCAAGGAAGGCGCCAACCTCTACGCGCCGGGCGAAGGCGCGGCGCCGGTCAACGATACCAGATCGATGCTGCGCCAGGGCTTCGTCGAGAAGTCCAACGTCAACTCCGTCGTCGAGATGAGCCGCATGCTCGAGATCACGCGGACCTACACCCAAATCGCGACCCTGCTGCAACAGCAGAGCGACCTGCACAAATCGGCGATCGAGAAGCTCGCCGACGTGCCGACCTGATCGGAGGCTGACCCATGCGCGCACTCTACACCGCTGCGACCGGGATGGCCGCCCAGGAACTCAGCGTCCAGGTTATCTCCAACAACATCGCGAACCTGCAAACCACGGGCTACAAGAAGCAACGCGCCGCGTTCCAGGACCTGATCTACGACCATGTGCGCCGCGTCGGTGCGCAGGCGTCGCAACAGAACACCATCCTGCCGATGGGCATCGATCTCGGCGGTGGCGTCAAGACCGTCGGCACGCCACGGATGATGACCCAGGGCACGCTGTCGCCGACCGGCAACGACCTCGACATCGCGGTCCGCGGCGAAGGCTTCTTCAAGATCCTGATGCCGGACGGCACTTTCACCTATACCCGCGACGGCTCGTTCCAGATGGACAACCAGGGCCGCGTCGTCAACGCCCAGGGCAACCCGGTGCAGCCGACGATCACGATCCCGCAGAACGCCTCCGGCCTCACCATCAACACGCAGGGCCAGGTCTCGGTGACGCTGCCCGGCCAGACCGCATCGACCACGATCGGCCAGATCGGCTTGACGCGCTTCGTCAACAAGGCCGGTCTGAACCCGATCGGCGACAACTTGTTCCAGGAAACGCCGGCGTCGGGCCAGCCGCAGGACGGCATCGCCTCGACCGACGGCTACGGCGACATGCAGCAGGGCAACCTCGAGCAGGCCAACGTCGAAGTGGTGTCTGAAATCTCCAACCTGATCGCAGCCCAACGCGCCTATGAGATGAACTCGAAGGTCATCTCGGCGGCCGACCAGATGATGCAATCGACCTCCAACCTGTTCCGCTGAGGATGATGTCGATGATCACCCGCTCGCTCTTCGTCGCCATATTGTTAGCAGTCTCCGCGACGCCCTCGCTCGCACAAGTGCAGGGCCAAAGCGAGAGCGTCATCGCGCAGCCGACATTGCGCGCCAGCGTCACCGTCGCCGACGACATCGTGCGGGTCGGCGACCTCGTCGAGAATGCCGGCAGCGCCGCCTCGATCGCGATCTACCGCGCGCCGGATCTCGGCACCACCGGCACGCTGCCGGTCGCCCAGGTCCTGAACATCCTGCGCGCCCGCCAGATCATCGGCGTCGACACCCGCGATCTCAAGGAAATCACCGTCACGCGGCTGGCGCGCACGGTCGACGCCAAGGAGATCGAGCAGCAGGTGGCACGGGTGCTGGAGCGCCGCCACGGCCTCGGCAATGCCGCCGACATCGCCCTGACCTTCGACCGCGATCCAGGCGACCTCCGCCTCGAAGCCACCAACACCGGCACCTTGCAGCCGGTCGCCGTGCGCTACGACCCGCGCAGCACGCGCTTCGACGTCAGCTTCGAGATCGGCAACGACGCCGGCAGCGCGCCGCTCAAGCTGCGCTTCACCGGCACAGCGATCGAGACCGTCGAGGCCGCGATCCTGACCCGCAGCGTCGAGCGCGGCGACGTGCTGAAGGCGTCCGACGTGATCGTCGAACGCCGCCCGAAAGCCGAGGTCGGCAACGACGCTGCGATCCGCGACAGCGCCGTCGGCATGCAGGCCCGCCGCCAGATCGGTGCCGGCCGCGCGCTGCGCGTTCCCGACCTCGCCAAGCCCGATCTTGTCACCCGTGACCAGAACGTCACGCTGATCTACCAGAACGGCGGCCTCTACCTCACGATCCGCGGCAAGGCGATGGATGGCGGCGCCGAAGGCGACGTCGTCTCGGTGATGAATCTGCAAACCAAACGCACCATCTCCGGCGTCGTCAGCGGCCGTGGCCAGGTGACGATCTCGGTCGCCACCCCCCGCGCCGCACCGGTCGCCGACGACGCCCCGTCAAATCCCGCTCCCGTCAAGCTGAGTTCAGTTGCACCAAACGCCGAGTAAGGTTCATGTCCCAGTACCGTACCAACCGCCTCGCTTTGACCAGTGCGCTGGTCGCACTCGGAACGATCGCCAGCGGTTGCTCCTCGATCGACCGGCTCTCCCAGATCGGCGAACAGCCGAAGCTGTCCTCGATCGACAACCCGACCACGCAGCCCGGCTACAAGCCGGTGCAGATGCCGATGCCGAAGCCCGAGGTCGCCTCCTACAGCCCGAACTCGCTGTGGCGCAGCGGCTCCCGCGCCTTCTTCAAGGACCAGCGTGCGGCGCGCGTCGGCGACATCCTGACCATCACGGTGAACTTCACCGACAAGGCCGCGATCGCCAACGAAACCCAGCGCAGCCGGACCAATTCGGAAGATTCCGGCGTGACCAACTTCCTCGGCTCGCAGACCATCTCGCAGGCCAACAAGATCCTGCCCGGCCGCCTGCTCACCGCCGATTCCTCGGCGTCGAGCGACGGCAAGGGCTCGGTGAACCGCCAGGAAGCGTTGCAGACCAACGTCGCCG
Coding sequences within:
- the flgF gene encoding flagellar basal-body rod protein FlgF, whose amino-acid sequence is MQNTLLVGLSKQMVLERQLDVVANNIANANTNGYKADRSLFQEYLSSNAHEDNFAGNDRRVSFVQDRATYRDYSQGPTEQTKNPLDVAIDGSGFLVVQTPAGERYTRDGNLQINNQGQLVTSDGFQVLGNSGPITFQQTDHDVAIAADGNITVLEGTSTIDSVRGRLRLVSFPEAQRLLKEGANLYAPGEGAAPVNDTRSMLRQGFVEKSNVNSVVEMSRMLEITRTYTQIATLLQQQSDLHKSAIEKLADVPT
- the flgG gene encoding flagellar basal-body rod protein FlgG, whose protein sequence is MRALYTAATGMAAQELSVQVISNNIANLQTTGYKKQRAAFQDLIYDHVRRVGAQASQQNTILPMGIDLGGGVKTVGTPRMMTQGTLSPTGNDLDIAVRGEGFFKILMPDGTFTYTRDGSFQMDNQGRVVNAQGNPVQPTITIPQNASGLTINTQGQVSVTLPGQTASTTIGQIGLTRFVNKAGLNPIGDNLFQETPASGQPQDGIASTDGYGDMQQGNLEQANVEVVSEISNLIAAQRAYEMNSKVISAADQMMQSTSNLFR
- the flgA gene encoding flagellar basal body P-ring formation chaperone FlgA produces the protein MITRSLFVAILLAVSATPSLAQVQGQSESVIAQPTLRASVTVADDIVRVGDLVENAGSAASIAIYRAPDLGTTGTLPVAQVLNILRARQIIGVDTRDLKEITVTRLARTVDAKEIEQQVARVLERRHGLGNAADIALTFDRDPGDLRLEATNTGTLQPVAVRYDPRSTRFDVSFEIGNDAGSAPLKLRFTGTAIETVEAAILTRSVERGDVLKASDVIVERRPKAEVGNDAAIRDSAVGMQARRQIGAGRALRVPDLAKPDLVTRDQNVTLIYQNGGLYLTIRGKAMDGGAEGDVVSVMNLQTKRTISGVVSGRGQVTISVATPRAAPVADDAPSNPAPVKLSSVAPNAE
- the flgH gene encoding flagellar basal body L-ring protein FlgH; this translates as MSQYRTNRLALTSALVALGTIASGCSSIDRLSQIGEQPKLSSIDNPTTQPGYKPVQMPMPKPEVASYSPNSLWRSGSRAFFKDQRAARVGDILTITVNFTDKAAIANETQRSRTNSEDSGVTNFLGSQTISQANKILPGRLLTADSSASSDGKGSVNRQEALQTNVAAVVTQVLPNGNLVVEGKQEIRVNYEIRELIVAGIVRPEDIQSDNTIDSSKIAQARIAYGGRGQITDVQQPRYGQQVLDVLLPF